One stretch of Pelmatolapia mariae isolate MD_Pm_ZW linkage group LG3_W, Pm_UMD_F_2, whole genome shotgun sequence DNA includes these proteins:
- the LOC134623792 gene encoding butyrophilin-like protein 10: MARKGSTQCFTAPLQQHQVGAPMERVGGDVLEPSPVPEAENRLRQDRLSPYCPPAPAAARTGDAGGTPGSHPSDSSPAGRDRPARRRKTHGQLHDFVLAESQVVGPHQPVVALVDDDVILPCHVEPAEDVTAEILEWTRSDLDPRFVHVWRSGQDVVNARNPSYRGRTSLFINELKRGNISLKLSRVKLSDKGTYECQIPLMGKKSVVELVVGASTSPVIRLSGIDKSRGVVLQCESAGWYPEPELLWLDGEGNLLSAGPTETLRGPDDLYTVSSRVTVEKRHSNNITCRVQQRNTNQSRETHIHVPGSQGVLQPIPAVLG, encoded by the exons ATGGCACGGAAGGGCTCCACTCAATGCTTCACTGCCCCCCTACAGCAGCATCAGGTGGGGGCCCCGATGGAGAGAGTGGGAGGAGACGTCCTAGAGCCTTCCCCCGTCCCCGAGGCAGAGAACCGGTTGCGCCAGGACAGGCTCTCACCGTACTGCCCGCCCGCTCCAGCAGCCGCCAGGACAGGGGATGCTGGTGGCACCCCAGGttctcatccaagtgactctTCCCCTGCTGGTCGAGATCGGCCTGCGCGCCGAAGGAAGACACATGGACAGTTGCATGACTTTGTGTTGG CGGAGTCTCAGGTGGTTGGTCCACATCAACCAGTAGTTGCATTAGTTGATGATGATGTTATTTTACCATGTCACGTGGAGCCTGCAGAGGATGTGACAGCTGAGATATTGGAGTGGACAAGATCTGACTTGGACCCAAGATTTGTTCATGTGTGGCGATCCGGTCAGGATGTTGTGAATGCAAGAAATCCTTCATACAGGGGAAGAACATCACTGTTcatcaatgaactgaagcgCGGAAacatttcactcaaactctCCAGAGTAAAACTCTCTGATAAAGGAACATATGAATGTCAAATTCCTTTAATGGGGAAAAAATCTGTAGTTGAACTTGTGGTTG GTGCTTCCACCTCACCTGTCATCAGATTATCAGGGATTGACAAAAGCAGAGGAGTGGTGTTACAGTGTGAGTCTGCAGGCTGGTATCCAGAGCCTGAGCTTCTGTGGTTGGACGGTGAGGGAAACCTCCTCTCTGCTGGACCTACAGAGACCCTCAGAGGTCCTGATGACCTCTATACTGTCAGCAGCAGAGTGACTGTGGAGAAGAGACACAGCAACAACATCACCTGCAGAGTCCAACAGAGGAACACCAAccagagcagagagacacacatacatgttCCAG ggtcgcagggggtgctgcagcctatcccagctgtcttagggtga